The Cloacibacterium sp. TD35 region TTAAATTGAGATTTTTTAAAATTTATTTCAAAAGATGTTAATAATCTTCATTGTTATAAGATTCTTCGCCAATGTTCCAAGTAAGGCCAAATCTTAAGGTATTATCAAGAGCGGTGTTTACTTTAGAAGTATTGATGAGGTAAGATAAATCTAGGCCAAAAGAGTTGTAATTAAGACCTACACCCACGGTAGCAAATTGTCTTGCTCCTTGAATTTCACTCTCTCTGAAATAACCAGTTCTCACAGAAAAAGCATTATCGTAAGAGTATTCTAAAGAACCGCTATACATGATGCTTTCTTTATTGCTAAAAGATTTACCAATTCCTTCTATTACGCCTACATTTGGAACGTTTCCTGTGCTGTCTGGACCTGGAACGAGTAATTTAGAAGCTTCTAAAGTCAAACCAACTTTGTTTACTTCGTCTAAAAACAAATCGTAACCAGCACCTAATCTAAAAGTAGTAGGTAAATATGAACGTGAATTTTCGTCACCTGTGTAGTCTAATCTTGGGCCTAAATTTTGAATTGCCCAACCTGCTCTTACTCTTCCTTCGTAATCACCAAAACTGGTATGTTTGAAAGTCTGTAAATAACCAGAAACGTCTACTGCAAATGAATTGGCTGGTTTAAGAGAGCTATCTGTGTTAAATCCTCCAGATAAATCAGAACGGATGTATCTACCAGTTACCGCCATAGAGTAAGTATCAGATAATTTTAAAGCATAAGCTACATCTATTGAAAATTCATTAGGTTTTGCAGTTCCTTCATTTACTACTTCGCTTCCTACTAATCTGGTAAGGTCTACAGAACCCATGTTAAAGTAGTAAATACTTGCAGAAAGTGAAGAACGATCTTCTTCTCCTAACATGGTATTAAAACCTAAATACATTAAAAATACATCGTTGGTAAGTTTTCCCATCCATGGAGTATAACTTACTGCAGCAGAAGATGTATTTCTACTAAATGGATACTTAGAAGCATTCCAAAATTGTGAAAAAGCATCTGCGCTTGTTGCTACACCTTGGTCTCCTAAACCTCCAGCTCTAGCATCTGGAGAAATCCTTAAAAAAGGAGCTCCTGTAAGCACAGGATAAGTATTTTGTGCCATCGCCAAACTTCCGATTCCAATACTTAGCCCTAAAAAGAGTTTTTTTGTTAATTTCATATTTGTTTTTTCTATTTTAAAATCACTAATTTTTCTACTAAAGAGGCAGTTCCTTTACATTTTTCTTGATTTTGACTCTTTACTAAAACTTTGTAAATGTAAGTTCCTTTTCCTACAGGAGCACCAAAATCATCATTTCCGTCCCATTCTATGGCAGTTCTGTGTGTTCTATATCCTTCTAAAAATGGAGTAGAAGTAACAGTAGTACTGAATGTTCTTACTAATTTTCCTGTAATGGTATAGACTTGAACATTTACATCTAAAACATCATCACAATTGTGCTCAAACTGTATATAGGTCTTACTGGTAAAAGGATTCGGCCAATTTAGTAATTTTTTAATAACTAAATTTTCGGCTTCTGGATCTCTTACTACAAAGTTTAACGTTTGAGTAGTCGAATTATTGTTAATGTCCCAAACTTTAAAGGTCAGTTGGTGATTTCCTGGTTTTAGATTTTGGAAAGGATAGAGTACAGAGCCTTTTTGATAATCTAAGAAAGAAGCATTGATGCATCCGTTTCCTGTTCCTGGGGTGTAGAAATCATTTAAAACGGTAGTATTAATGACTTCGCCGTCAAGAACTACGGTGATGTCATGACCAATTCCTGAACCAGTAGAGTTAATTCCTGTATTGTCTGTTACACATGCCAATAGGTTAGGATTAGAGTCTGTAATTCCTCCATCTACAAAATTGGTGTTATTTAAGTACAACTGAACTTTTGGAACTTCATTATCATTAATCCCATTAGGATTGATATCTCCTATTTTTTGTGTTTTATTATTGAACACATCAAAAACATTATTATCTGCATAAGCCAATATTCTACCGTCTCCCACAGTATAATTGATGTCTTTTGGCATATAGAATTCTACGGTAAAAGTTCCATTAACAACTGTTCCAGAAGCTTTCACAATCGGGCTTCCTTCTTCAAAATAATTAAGAATTGGTGTTAAGTTTCCATCATTGTTGAGGGTCTTCTTGGCTAATTTTTTATCAAAAATATTGATGACTATTTTACCGTTAAACGTATTGTCAATAGCTCCTGACTGATTATTAATGTGACCCGTAATTTTTACAAAATCTAGCGCTCTTAGTTGGCCAACAACAGGTGAATCAATATTGTCTATGGTAATGAGATTTTTGGGTCTGCTCAATTTAAGGGCCGGATCACCCAAAAGATTTACTTTTAAGTGGTTAGAATCTACTCCATATTCCCTTTTTGCAGTAAGGAAAGCATCTCCAATAGACAAAAAGTCGTTATTAAATAATTTGAAAAGATTTCTGGTAAAGGTTTCTGTAAATAGTCTTCCGTATACGGTAGCAATCGCCCTAGAAGAGGTAATCATAGAATTGGCTCCACCTTGTGGTAGTTTCATGACTTGCTCACCAGCAGATGAAGTGTTATGATCATCCCAAAGTGTAAATTCGCAGGTAATGGTACTCATAAAAGGAAATCTGCTGTATGCGTTATTGTAATTATTAAAAGCAGCAATTTCTTGAGTGGTAAGAACTCTTTCCTGTGCCCATCCATTGATTCCTCCGTGTCCGAAATAATACAAGTATAAACTGTTGCTCATGGCATTGGTAATGGCTTGATTTACTTGCGGAAATCTTTGTCCACCAGCTGTACTTTGACCAGGAAAAGCATCTAAATATAATTTTTTGACATTATATTCAGGTTTATCTGTATTTCCTTCAAAATTATTGGCCAAGACCAAGTTCATCACATCATGGAAAGTTCCTCTAAGATATGGGTTGCTACTGGTGTCTACACGGCTGTCTTGGTCGTCATCTACCACAAAATTCATTTTTAATCTCCAATCACCG contains the following coding sequences:
- the porV gene encoding type IX secretion system outer membrane channel protein PorV; this translates as MKLTKKLFLGLSIGIGSLAMAQNTYPVLTGAPFLRISPDARAGGLGDQGVATSADAFSQFWNASKYPFSRNTSSAAVSYTPWMGKLTNDVFLMYLGFNTMLGEEDRSSLSASIYYFNMGSVDLTRLVGSEVVNEGTAKPNEFSIDVAYALKLSDTYSMAVTGRYIRSDLSGGFNTDSSLKPANSFAVDVSGYLQTFKHTSFGDYEGRVRAGWAIQNLGPRLDYTGDENSRSYLPTTFRLGAGYDLFLDEVNKVGLTLEASKLLVPGPDSTGNVPNVGVIEGIGKSFSNKESIMYSGSLEYSYDNAFSVRTGYFRESEIQGARQFATVGVGLNYNSFGLDLSYLINTSKVNTALDNTLRFGLTWNIGEESYNNEDY